attttaagaaaggcgttgatgtttatggttgggtACACTGGTGCAACGATAGTGCTTTTTTTCATGAATGTGTTCGtcaaatcacccgtttggcgaagtaggctgtgattcaatgctAAATTAACAGGAACTGCATCGAtaatatgcaatgcaggacaagctagataaactagtaatatcatcaaccatgagTAGTTAAGATTGATCTTTTTTTTATaaggtttaatgctagctagtgcCTTGCCTTGgatccttgctgcactcgcataacaggtagtcagtctgTGGAGTGcactcctcgtggagtgcaatgtcttcggccatgatcggtgtccaaaaatgccgattattGATTGTTATAAAAACTTGAAATCGCTCCTAATACATccagttacacctccaattgattcaaatgatgtcaattagcctttcagaagcttctaaagccatgacataattttctggaatttttcaagctgtttaaaggcacagtcaacttagtgcatgtaaacttctgacccactggaattgtgagaaAGTGAATTAACagtgaaataatcggtctgtaaactattgttggaaaaattacgtgtcatgcacaaagtagatgtcctaacagacttgccaaaaccatagtttgttaacaagaaatttgtggagtggttgaaaaatgagttttaatgactccaacctaagtgtatgtaaacttccgacttccaacAGTATGTGTATATTTACGGACAGATACTACCTGAatttgttgcaaaatgttttgggaACATAGTGCATACGGAACACAAACTACAGTgtcttctgaaagtattcatacctcttggcttattccacatgttacagcctgaattcaaaatggatcaaAAAtcatctacgcacaataccccataattacaaagtgattttcttttttttctttttgtgATTTATTGAAGATGAACTACAGAAACAcctcatttacatacagtactagtcaaaagtttggacacctattcATTCCAGGGATTtacattatttttactattttctacattgtagaataatagcgaagacatcaacactatgaagtaacacacatggaatcatgtagaaaaaTTTAACAAATTGAAATgttatttaagattcttcaaatagccaccctttgccttggtgacaactttgcacactcttggcattctctcaaccagcttcatgaggcagtcacctggaatgcatttcaattaacagatgtgccttaagtgaatttgtggaatttacttcctcaatgtgtttgagccaatcagttgttgtgacaaggtaggggtgtatACATAAGAtggccatatttggtaaaagacaaagtccatattatggcaagaacagctcaaataagcaaagagaaatgacaatccatcatcactttaagacatgaaggtcagtcaagaactttgaacgtttcttcaagcggagtcgcaaaaaacatcaagcgctatgatgagactggctctcatgaggaccggcacaagaaaggaagacccagagttacctctgctgcagagaatacgttcattagagttaccagcatcaGAAATGTCATCCCAAAAAGATGCTTCACATTgtttaagtaacagacatatctcaacatcaactgttcagtggagactgtgtgaatcaggtcttcatggtcaaattgctgcaaagaaaccactactaaaggacaccaataagagacttgcttgggtcaagaaacacaagcaattgacattagacaAGTGGGAATCTGTCGTTTTGGTCTGATGTTTATGGTTCTaacctccgtgtctttgtgagatgcagattagtgaacggattatctctgttcccaccgtgaagcttgGATGAGGTCTGGGGAAGTTTTGCTGGTGatcctgtctgatttatttagaattcaaggcatgcaaggccagcatggctaccacagcattctgcagcaatacgccatcccatctggtttgcgcttagtgggagcatcatttgtttttcaacaggacaatgacccaacacacttccaggctatgtaagggctatttgatcaagaaggagagtgaatgagtactgcatcagatgacctggcctcgacaatcacccgacctcaacccaatttagattttttggggggatgagttggaccgcagagtgacggaaagcagccaacaagtgctcagcatatgtgggaactccttcaagactaatggaaaagcatttcaggtgaagctggttgagagaatgcaaagagtgagcaaagctgtcaaggttaagggtggctacttttgaagaatctcaaatataaaatatattttgatttgtttgatactTTTGGTTACGACGTGTTGATGTCTTAAccatttttctacaatgtagaaaatagtttttttttttaagtgaagCACTAGaacgagtaggtgtccaaacttttgactggtactgtaagtattcacaatCCGGAGTATCAATATTTGCTGATTTTGTATTTGCTATCTAGTATTAATCATTACTAgatagccattttcaagtcttgccatatattgtcaagctgatttaagtccaaactgtaactaggtcactcaggaacattcagtgtcttcttggtgagcaactccagtgcattcggaaagcattcagacctattgactttttccacattttgttacagccttattctaaaatgtattcaataaatGTTTCCCTCAtaactctacacacaataccccataatgacaaagtggaaacagCTTTTAGAAATTTTtccaaaacagaaataccttatttacgtaagtattcagacccttcgctctGAACCTTGAAATTGagttcctgtttccattgatcatccttgtgatgtttctacaacttgattggagtccacctatggtaaattcagttgcttggacatgatttggaaaagcacacaactgtctatttaaggtcccacagttgacagtgcatgtcagagcaaaaaccatgccatGAGGTCAAATAATTGtttgtagagctctgagacaggattgtgtcaatgcACCGATCTGggcaagggtaccaaaacattcctgcagcattgaaggtccccaagaacacagtggcctccattcttaaatggaagaagttttgaaccaccaagacacttctgAGAATTGGCCAAACTGAAtaatcaggggagaaggaccttggtcagcgagtttgccaaaaggcacctgaaggacactcagaccatgagaaacaagattctctggtctgatgaaaccaagattgaactatttggcctgaatgctaagcgccacgtctgaaggaaacttggcaccattcctacggtgaagcgtggtggtggcagcatcatgctgtggggatgttttttagcgggAGGgactgagactagtcaggattaagACAAAGATGAactaacagtgcagttcaagaagaaaatatttaccaagtaggctaaaataataaaagtgacacaataatgaggctatattaagggggcaccggtaccgagccAGTGTgaaggggtacaggctagttgaagTCTTGCGTAGAGTATTTTttttttgtttcggtatgttgcattgcAATGGCTAATAGTATTTATTTGATCAGaattcccacagtaaagggatATGGTGATAACTAAGGGGGAtattcaatctcgtgcttctctctgCAGTTTAGAGGGATATTCTCTAAGCTGCGGAGATATTCCAtctgttttttagttttttttacacctctaccaataggtgcccttctttgaaaaacctccctggtcttttggATGAATCTATGCTTGAAATTCACAACTCGATTaagggatcttacagataattgtatttgtGGTGTACAGAGATGCGGTAATCATTTTAACCACTATTAATAACATAGTTTGGAActgattatgtgacttgttaatcaCATTTTTAGTTCTGAACTGATTTGgcatgccataacaaaggggttgaaatacttattgactcaacatttcagctttacattttattttattttttaaacaaattctACTGACATTATGGACTATTGTGTATAGAACCGTGAAGAACAATTTCAATTGAATCCCTTTTGAAATTCAGActgcaacataacaaaatgtggaaaatgtaaaAGGGTGCACTGTATGTATGAAATGCCTGTTGTGGACATGTTTTCCTCCTATAAAATGACATTGTTCAAAATGAGTGACATGATGTCCCTGTCGTAGGCATGCCGGAGCCCCCGTTCCCCCAGGATGAGGAGGTGGCCCCCTCTAACCCCttcctggaggaggaggagggtgggcgGAGAGACGATCGCCCCCTGGAGAGAGCCCTGGACATGCTGACGATCACCTCACGCCGCTGTCCCCGTCAGTCTTTTGTTCTCCTAGGCTAATTCTCCAATGAcaacctattccctttatagtgcactacttttgaccagtgctaTGTGGCAGCTCTTATGAGCCTCCTTTAATGTTATTTGTGTTCCACATCAGCTAGATGATGTACTGAGGGTTTTTTGCAGATTCGAATCCATTGATCTCTAATCTGTTTGTTTCTGATTAGATTTATTAGGTTCTCcatggcgacagctagtcttactggggtccgacacaacAAAAGACATTGCAGACATTGTGTGTGTTTAGCAGCAATGTGGAATGCATGTGACCTTTGACCCCTGTCTCCCACAGATCTGTTCAACATTACCAACATGCGGGGGAAGGTGGCCAAGTTCTGCATCTTCAAGACTGTCTACAGACTAGGGGAGGACATCATCGGCACCTTCGACTTCTCAGAAGGGGATATTCCctgtatacaggtgtgtgtgtgtgcgcgcgtatgTCTGTGTCAGGGCCTGTCATTTTTTACTTGAATAAGGATATTAAAAGTTTGTGTCAGTACTCGGTCAGCCTGCAGAGTGAGGAGGAGATCCAGCAGGGGTACCAGCGGCGTCCCGGTCAGTCGATCAGTGTGACGGGTCACGGTCGTCACTTAGAATCCTGCCTCCACACGGCTTCCACCCACTTCTCCCTCCCCGTCCCCCTCAACGTCACCCCCGGCTTCAGCACAGACATCGGTACGTAGCTAAGTCAAATTTCCATCAAATGTATCTCATTAAGTGGTGGCACGAAGTGctatacagatacccagcctaaaatcccaaagagCTAGCAATGCAGGCAGGAGCACAGTGACCAGGAAACATAGGAAgatacctagagaggaaccaggctcagagtTGGCTGAGGGGCATCAGGAATTCACCACTCATCTCTCTGCCCTATGTTTGTTAATAGCAAGTAGCCTGCCCTGCTTGAGTCTGTCTGTTAGTTTTTTGTTTATTATCTGGCTTAGCAGAACGGGCACTTGACAAGAGAAACCATTGTTCTCATAGATGACTGAGGATGTTGGTCATAATCCGGGCTAGTCATTGTACCGTCACAATAAAATGGTTTCCCTAGACAGATTATACCAAGTCTTGGAAGCACTTTTGATTGTAAATCTCcatttgaaaatgtttttttttttttatgtagtcGAAGACTTGTTTTTAATCTATGCGATGACGCGCTTCTCAACCCTTTTGTCTTTGTCTCTGAAGCTTCcctgtgtatttaaccctctgtctaCTCCTAGACAGCTTCATGACATTCTCAACTCATTCCTCAGTGACCCTGCGATGGCGTCTGCACTTTGAGTTCGTCACGTCCCGAGAGCCTATGGAATCGCACAACGTGTTGCAAAACCAACCAGAGGTCACCGTGTGGACTGGGGCGGAGCATGTTGATGTGGATACCTTCAGTTGGGACCTGCCGATCAAAGTGCTCCCCACCAATCCAGCCCTGACGTCTTACGTCTCCCAGTTTACAGGGACCAACAGCATCAACATTTAACTGTGTGAGGAAGGAAGAATGTATTCCAGATATAAAGCAGGCAACTTTTGCTGTTTTTAATATTTTAACATTTTGCAGTGCATCCTATATTTTTCTTTGAATTGCTCACCTTCCTGTTTTTCTAGCTgaaacatgatgatgatgatgatcagtATTTAATGCTACTATCTGTGGGGTCATTCACAGTATTTCATTGTTTACCCCTTTATTCAAAACCCCCAAAAGAGTCCATTTGTTTGTCACATGAAtagtgtattttattttcaagaGCTATATGCTGTACAACTGTATTTTTGAAATTGTTAATGAAACACTGTTCAATGTGAATCAGTAATTAAAACGTCAAATTCAAATCCCACATGAATCTGAAAGGAGTCTTTTATCCACACAATCAACAAATGACTTTCACGCAACAAGAATTTTATTTAGAGGATAACTGCAAGACAGGACAGAAGAAATACAACAATAGTTATATATTACTATAAAAGCTTTACAGTAGTGCATTACAGGGTGGTAAATGAGGGATTCCATTATGTGGGCTCACCTCTGCTTTCCAACTGAGTATCATTTACTGCTTAAGGTATTGTAATATTCATGCGGTTTAAATGTTAACTGATCACTGATCTGCAACTGAAGTGAGAATGGACTATACTAGGATTACACTGACATGGACGGAGATGGTCGGCGGTGGAGGGAGTTGATCTTCCCGACTTCAGTGGAGGCGGTTGCCACTTTAAattggaggacgggctcattgtaatggcgaCATTCATTCCAATGAGGCCGTCCCTCCACTGTCTGACCGGGGTCCCTGTCTACTCCACCATCTGCAGGTAGTTGTTGTCCCGTGAGCCGTGGCTGGGGCCCAGGTTGTGTCCATTCCCAGGGAAGCAGGGCAGGCGAGGGTCAGCGCTCTGCACCAGGGTCACTTTACAGGCTAGAGCGTCCACCCGAACCTCGCACCAAGCTGGGAAATCTACCGGGCGATGCACCCTGTGCGGAGAGAGGTGTAGGTTTTCAAAGTCCATATGTACGTATGTGCTCTGAAAGAGCATGATGCTCCCTGTACGGAGCGAGGGGGAATGTAATTGACAGCCGAGCATGAGCACTGTCATGTGTTCTGAAAGGACATAGTGACAATATCCTGACAACAATGCTATGTTGAAGTTGCCTGTCCCAATTCTACACATCACAATCAAATCCAGACCCAACCCTGTTTCCCTTACATTACTTGACTCTGGGAACAATGTACATGGCTGTGTTGAATGGCAAGCTCATCCCAACCATGGAAATGACATTCCTATTACTGCTAACTAACACAACCCAGAAAGGCACATTGATGACAGGTGTGTGGACTCACGTCTCACAGCAGCCGACGCCCATGGGGTGCAGACAGGTACACTGCAGACAGCCGTCCTCCATCCAGGACTCCCCCAGGGAGTAGTGTCTCCCCTCGTACACACACAGGCCTGGGACAGACCACCAGGGGTGTTAACCCAAGTCCCACACATTATACAAATCAACCTATATTCATCCGCAGGACGTCCACATGAACTTTGTACTCAACTTCAGATGGATTCATCCATTCAAGATATTCAGAATAAAAAGTCTACTCTGGCCTGAATGTTCAATGGATGAGTTTTTGACAGGTCCCCAAAACGTTTCTGCTTTACCAAATACTCTGAACAGAATCGGAATCTTCAACCTAAAGAAATTTGTTGAATGAAAAACACCCTTCAGTATGATATTCTCACCTTTAGAGTTGAAGTGACACTGCATGGGAGCAGCTAGGCAGTGGGTGGTCCAGAGCAGAGTCCCAGCCAGGAAGGTCAGTGTCCAGTTTCTCCCAACAATGGAGTCCATCTTCATGTTCTTTAGTtctagttctgtagttctagttctgtagttctagatCTGGTTCTTAGAGTTTTC
Above is a genomic segment from Oncorhynchus masou masou isolate Uvic2021 chromosome 23, UVic_Omas_1.1, whole genome shotgun sequence containing:
- the rgp1 gene encoding RAB6A-GEF complex partner protein 2: MIEVVASMARGPVFLAGEVMECLITFTNPISHLSTSASSEMLAWASAQIHCQFHASESRVALPAQGTKQDVQAESDTVLIPSRGEGGQCMLDTPPKILFCDLRLDPGESRTYSYSEVVPNDGPPSFRGQSVKYVYKLTIGCQRVSSPIKLLRVPFRVLVLHGMPEPPFPQDEEVAPSNPFLEEEEGGRRDDRPLERALDMLTITSRRCPHLFNITNMRGKVAKFCIFKTVYRLGEDIIGTFDFSEGDIPCIQYSVSLQSEEEIQQGYQRRPGQSISVTGHGRHLESCLHTASTHFSLPVPLNVTPGFSTDIVTLRWRLHFEFVTSREPMESHNVLQNQPEVTVWTGAEHVDVDTFSWDLPIKVLPTNPALTSYVSQFTGTNSINI
- the LOC135509929 gene encoding prostate-associated microseminoprotein-like, which produces MKMDSIVGRNWTLTFLAGTLLWTTHCLAAPMQCHFNSKGLCVYEGRHYSLGESWMEDGCLQCTCLHPMGVGCCETVHRPVDFPAWCEVRVDALACKVTLVQSADPRLPCFPGNGHNLGPSHGSRDNNYLQMVE